One genomic window of Campylobacter curvus includes the following:
- a CDS encoding MlaD family protein — protein MENRNSYTIVGMFFIFCMSAFAVFIWWMTNHDGSKLQYKNYYIHTSELPSGLKVDSQVKFIGVPAGTVSKIDFVKDDKNALIEITMKIRDDVPIRKDSVASIETQAISGVASINISRGKEEFAKGERPILRLEQSLLSKLGTNAQNITEKLNQTLTKIDGFFSPENIEHLNTILANIDKFTGVLTDEDGLSKVDQIVTDLRNFTDNLDQADINRTMQNVNALLTNANLVAKSLNTAIGGYQNVQNLVKIKLENGEYDLKNTLTPMLLEATEFFSGFEKTLREFRGALYRLEDNPYEFFFKNPVPNSQQNGDGK, from the coding sequence ATGGAAAATAGAAATTCTTACACGATAGTGGGTATGTTTTTTATCTTTTGTATGAGCGCTTTTGCGGTATTCATCTGGTGGATGACGAACCACGACGGCAGCAAACTACAATACAAAAATTACTACATCCATACTAGCGAGCTACCAAGCGGGTTAAAGGTCGATTCGCAGGTGAAATTTATCGGCGTGCCGGCAGGTACTGTAAGCAAGATAGACTTCGTAAAAGACGATAAAAACGCACTTATCGAGATAACGATGAAGATCCGCGATGACGTGCCGATACGAAAAGATAGCGTCGCTAGCATCGAGACGCAGGCTATAAGCGGCGTGGCCAGCATAAATATAAGCCGCGGCAAAGAGGAATTTGCCAAGGGTGAGCGACCGATCTTGCGTCTGGAGCAGAGCTTGCTCTCAAAGCTAGGCACGAACGCGCAAAATATAACCGAGAAGCTAAATCAGACGCTGACAAAGATAGATGGCTTCTTCTCGCCTGAAAATATCGAACATCTAAACACGATCTTGGCAAATATCGATAAATTTACGGGCGTTTTGACGGATGAGGACGGGCTTAGCAAAGTCGATCAGATAGTGACTGATCTTAGAAATTTCACTGACAATCTGGACCAAGCCGATATAAACCGCACGATGCAAAACGTAAATGCCTTGCTTACAAATGCAAATTTAGTTGCAAAGTCCCTGAATACAGCCATAGGCGGATATCAAAACGTTCAAAATTTAGTAAAGATCAAGCTTGAAAACGGCGAATACGATCTGAAAAATACGCTCACGCCGATGCTTCTTGAAGCGACTGAATTTTTCAGTGGCTTTGAAAAGACATTGCGAGAGTTTAGAGGCGCGCTTTACCGCTTAGAGGACAATCCTTACGAATTTTTCTTTAAAAATCCGGTACCAAATTCACAGCAAAATGGAGATGGAAAATGA
- a CDS encoding ABC-type transport auxiliary lipoprotein family protein: MKNITRNFMYFILVTVFAGCSLKTDVPQATMYEIYYANKECAAEKRQEFRKNVYIEKVSALDMVDTRQILIVAENNQIRFLQDAKFVALPSEMIYKALVKGLYSNCAAKPIFSPNFEDLRLKISVISLQIRGDKAEIAFAYELFNANKSIKSGMINKELFCPDPSSKTIFDTINKAVNLAIDTLLADIV; encoded by the coding sequence ATGAAAAATATTACGCGAAATTTTATGTATTTTATTTTGGTAACAGTCTTTGCTGGCTGCTCTTTAAAGACCGATGTACCTCAAGCGACGATGTATGAGATTTACTACGCGAACAAAGAGTGTGCCGCAGAAAAACGTCAAGAGTTTCGCAAAAACGTCTATATCGAAAAGGTGAGCGCTCTCGACATGGTCGATACTCGCCAGATCCTCATAGTCGCCGAAAACAATCAGATACGCTTCTTGCAAGATGCGAAATTCGTAGCGCTTCCAAGCGAGATGATCTATAAAGCCCTTGTCAAGGGGCTTTACTCAAACTGCGCTGCAAAGCCGATATTTTCGCCAAATTTTGAAGATCTGCGCCTAAAGATCAGCGTCATATCGCTTCAAATCAGAGGCGACAAGGCCGAGATCGCCTTTGCCTACGAGCTTTTTAACGCGAACAAATCGATAAAATCAGGCATGATAAACAAAGAGCTTTTCTGCCCAGATCCTAGCTCGAAAACGATATTTGACACCATAAACAAAGCCGTAAATTTAGCTATCGATACGCTTTTGGCCGATATCGTTTGA
- a CDS encoding COG3400 family protein, with the protein MKKILIIADGILAKNFLSRLFEAKSNSHHYIIIAQNKEIIDTQMNFENFSFYHFDPTSFSKLKSVADGYFSQFCIITQNKADALASYENLRRISTKTEIVFMNIWEQDDAQDKIFSADKHLSIVDVRDIAASRLMDYLPDVPVLADNIGLSEGEIMEVKVPIGSAYMYRHINSIQQKKWRIALVYRGSEIILPKPSVMIHPNDTLLIVGDPNVLQNVYRSIKRERGQFPNPFGSNIYTIIDMRVMSDKCIAKLIDDSLFLNSKLNNKRLIFKILNPTLGENLDRLKAIKDKNIIVLMDYFARDNSNVKAEIARADVGLLVSDDKYFFKFQRLFYETKIPVLKTGKISLQKIRQGVILGEQGEEIENQSAVIMDCCTQLDIEMKFYYFDSKNSDTAELSEHFESISNLFSKRIIIENDEEKNPLIKLKGSDDLLHFVMFDEKFTHTDMFAFLSADMNRLYKKLSGNSQLFVPTSE; encoded by the coding sequence ATGAAAAAAATTTTGATAATAGCCGACGGGATCTTGGCTAAAAATTTTCTCAGCAGACTTTTTGAAGCGAAGTCAAATTCCCATCATTACATCATCATCGCGCAAAACAAAGAGATCATCGATACTCAGATGAATTTTGAAAACTTTAGCTTCTATCACTTCGATCCTACCAGCTTTTCAAAGCTAAAGAGCGTCGCGGACGGGTATTTTAGCCAGTTTTGTATCATCACTCAAAACAAAGCCGACGCACTGGCAAGCTACGAAAATTTACGCAGGATCAGTACGAAAACAGAGATAGTTTTTATGAATATCTGGGAGCAAGATGACGCCCAAGATAAAATTTTTAGCGCCGATAAGCACCTAAGCATCGTCGATGTAAGAGACATCGCGGCTTCAAGACTGATGGACTATCTGCCTGACGTGCCAGTACTTGCCGATAATATCGGGCTTAGCGAGGGCGAGATAATGGAGGTGAAAGTGCCGATAGGAAGTGCCTATATGTATCGTCACATCAACTCCATACAACAAAAAAAGTGGCGTATAGCCCTCGTTTATCGTGGTAGCGAGATAATCTTACCAAAGCCAAGCGTGATGATACATCCAAACGATACCTTACTCATCGTAGGCGATCCAAACGTACTTCAAAACGTCTATCGCTCGATAAAGCGCGAAAGAGGGCAGTTTCCAAACCCTTTTGGCAGCAACATCTACACGATCATTGATATGCGCGTGATGAGCGATAAGTGTATCGCTAAGCTCATAGACGATAGCTTATTTTTAAATTCCAAGCTAAACAACAAGCGATTGATCTTTAAAATTTTAAACCCGACGCTTGGCGAGAATTTAGATAGACTAAAGGCGATCAAGGATAAAAACATCATCGTTTTGATGGATTATTTTGCACGGGACAATTCTAACGTAAAGGCCGAGATAGCAAGGGCTGATGTGGGGCTTTTAGTCAGCGACGACAAGTATTTTTTTAAATTTCAAAGGCTCTTTTACGAGACCAAGATCCCGGTGCTAAAAACGGGCAAAATTTCGCTACAAAAGATAAGGCAGGGCGTCATTTTAGGCGAGCAGGGCGAAGAGATAGAAAATCAATCAGCCGTCATAATGGACTGTTGCACTCAGCTTGATATCGAGATGAAATTTTACTATTTTGATAGCAAAAACAGCGACACTGCCGAGCTTAGCGAGCATTTTGAAAGTATCAGCAACCTCTTTTCAAAACGTATAATCATCGAAAACGACGAGGAGAAAAATCCGCTCATAAAGCTAAAGGGCAGCGACGATCTGCTGCATTTTGTCATGTTTGACGAGAAATTCACGCATACTGATATGTTTGCGTTTTTGTCGGCTGATATGAACCGTCTTTATAAAAAATTAAGTGGCAACTCGCAGCTTTTTGTGCCGACTAGCGAATGA
- the aroB gene encoding 3-dehydroquinate synthase, whose product MQIRLNLEQKKYGYNVYINELERIEIKGKTAIVTNPKIAGLHLNTLLNSLKCDEYFIISVPDGEEYKNLATIELILEQLFTSKLDRSSTLIAFGGGVISDMTGFAASIYERGINFINIPTTLLAQVDASVGGKTGVNNKFGKNLIGSFYQPKAVYCESKFLRTLAFREFNAGLAEAVKMAVTFDKKMFEWLESATLDEEQNLAKLVERSVLIKTRVVEADEKERGLRALLNYGHTFAHVIENETGYKKYLHGEAVAIGMNMANSLSVKLGLMSQKDALKIKELLAKFSLPTHYALRDESAFYEAFMLDKKTQEGSVKFILSNGIGSAVMKNDIKRDDVIKILREFK is encoded by the coding sequence ATGCAGATAAGATTAAATTTAGAGCAAAAGAAATACGGCTACAATGTCTATATAAACGAGCTTGAGCGCATAGAGATAAAGGGCAAAACGGCGATCGTGACAAATCCAAAAATCGCTGGGCTTCATCTAAATACGCTTTTAAATTCTCTAAAATGTGACGAATACTTTATTATCAGCGTTCCTGACGGCGAGGAGTATAAAAATTTAGCGACGATCGAGCTTATTTTGGAGCAGCTTTTTACGAGCAAGCTTGATCGCTCAAGCACGCTCATAGCCTTTGGCGGCGGTGTGATAAGCGATATGACGGGCTTTGCGGCGAGCATTTATGAGCGCGGGATAAATTTCATAAATATCCCAACGACGCTTCTAGCGCAAGTCGATGCGAGCGTTGGCGGTAAAACGGGCGTGAATAATAAATTCGGCAAAAATCTGATCGGTTCGTTTTATCAGCCAAAAGCGGTTTATTGCGAGAGTAAATTTTTACGTACTTTGGCATTTAGAGAATTTAACGCGGGCTTGGCCGAGGCTGTGAAAATGGCGGTCACGTTTGATAAAAAAATGTTTGAGTGGCTTGAAAGTGCAACGCTTGACGAGGAGCAAAATTTAGCCAAACTCGTCGAAAGATCGGTGCTCATAAAGACTCGTGTGGTCGAAGCCGATGAGAAAGAGCGAGGGCTACGTGCTTTGCTAAACTACGGACATACTTTCGCTCACGTGATAGAAAATGAGACCGGCTATAAAAAATACCTGCACGGAGAGGCGGTGGCGATCGGTATGAATATGGCAAATTCTCTCTCGGTGAAGCTTGGCTTGATGAGCCAAAAAGATGCTCTTAAGATCAAAGAGCTTTTGGCTAAATTTAGCCTGCCTACGCACTACGCGCTAAGAGATGAGAGTGCGTTTTACGAAGCCTTTATGCTGGATAAAAAGACGCAAGAAGGCAGCGTGAAATTCATACTCTCAAACGGTATCGGAAGCGCGGTTATGAAAAACGATATAAAACGTGACGATGTGATAAAAATTTTAAGAGAATTCAAATGA
- a CDS encoding mechanosensitive ion channel family protein: MRILLFLLGLLAFVYGEQNASVPLDDIENSSKAADIRQQISAIDTSLRGNVWITRYANYNTYQNLLSELEKNEAALKKLDKNSRKSDELIRRSGTLKEQINLLKEYEKVPFSNMLAAPEVETPPRIINPIALISGFSYIKKIKGEKADYSRHIVELEALLSKLEDKEKLMTQLLEFDNSDANRDDLYALRQEISEFNAVKQIANTTFNVYEKRADEAINITTTDIKSQFLSMLNIAIVIIITIALTFFAKFIAKRTISDNERFYTVNKFLNFLNVTIIVLILLFAYIENVTYVVTVLGFASAGIAIAMKDMFMSMLGWMVIMFGGSIHVGDRVRVFHDGSEFVGDIIDISLLRMTVFEDVTYSTYKFNRRAGRIVFVPNNYIFTDLIANYSHYGMKTVWDGIDIVISFDSNHKKAVHIAKTIVRKYSKGYTDIAKRQMTKLRSQYSVKNPNVEPRIFTFFEPYGINISSWYMSNSYATLALRSTISAELIDAFNKEDDIKIAYPSQTLYLGKKQTPSAHSEFEGESLA, translated from the coding sequence ATGAGGATCTTACTTTTTCTACTGGGACTTTTGGCCTTTGTTTATGGCGAACAAAATGCGAGCGTGCCACTTGATGATATCGAAAACAGCAGCAAAGCGGCCGACATAAGGCAGCAAATATCTGCTATCGACACTTCGCTAAGAGGCAACGTGTGGATAACCAGATACGCAAACTACAACACCTATCAAAATCTTTTAAGCGAGCTTGAAAAAAACGAGGCCGCCCTTAAAAAACTGGATAAAAATTCGCGCAAAAGTGACGAGCTTATCAGACGTAGCGGGACATTGAAAGAGCAGATAAATTTACTAAAAGAGTATGAGAAAGTGCCTTTTTCAAATATGCTGGCCGCTCCCGAGGTCGAGACTCCGCCACGCATAATAAATCCTATCGCGCTGATATCGGGCTTTTCATACATCAAAAAGATCAAGGGCGAAAAGGCTGATTATTCGCGTCATATCGTCGAGCTCGAGGCTCTTTTGTCAAAGCTGGAGGATAAAGAAAAGCTGATGACGCAGCTACTAGAATTTGACAACAGCGATGCAAACAGAGACGATCTTTACGCTCTTAGGCAAGAGATAAGCGAATTTAACGCAGTAAAGCAGATAGCCAACACCACTTTCAACGTCTATGAAAAAAGAGCGGATGAAGCCATAAACATAACGACGACGGATATAAAATCGCAGTTTTTGAGCATGCTAAACATCGCTATCGTGATCATCATCACTATCGCTCTTACGTTTTTTGCGAAATTTATCGCAAAGCGCACTATCAGCGACAACGAGCGATTTTACACGGTCAATAAATTTTTAAATTTCCTAAATGTTACGATCATCGTTTTGATACTGCTTTTTGCCTATATCGAAAACGTCACCTACGTCGTGACGGTGCTTGGTTTTGCATCGGCCGGTATCGCTATCGCGATGAAAGATATGTTTATGAGCATGCTTGGCTGGATGGTGATAATGTTTGGCGGCTCGATACACGTGGGAGACCGCGTCAGAGTCTTTCACGACGGATCGGAATTTGTAGGCGATATCATCGATATATCGTTACTTAGGATGACAGTGTTTGAGGACGTGACTTACTCGACGTATAAATTTAACCGCCGCGCAGGGCGTATCGTTTTCGTACCGAACAACTATATATTTACCGATCTCATCGCAAACTATTCGCACTACGGTATGAAGACCGTTTGGGACGGCATCGATATCGTGATAAGCTTTGATAGCAACCATAAAAAAGCCGTGCATATCGCTAAAACGATCGTACGAAAGTATTCAAAGGGCTACACTGATATCGCAAAACGCCAAATGACGAAGCTTCGCAGTCAATACAGCGTGAAAAATCCAAACGTCGAGCCTAGAATTTTCACATTTTTCGAGCCATACGGTATAAATATCTCTAGCTGGTATATGTCCAACTCATACGCCACGCTAGCGCTTAGAAGCACGATAAGTGCGGAGCTCATAGACGCGTTTAATAAAGAAGACGACATAAAGATCGCATATCCTAGCCAAACGCTCTATCTTGGCAAGAAGCAGACTCCAAGTGCTCATAGCGAATTTGAAGGCGAGAGTCTGGCTTGA
- the mtaB gene encoding tRNA (N(6)-L-threonylcarbamoyladenosine(37)-C(2))-methylthiotransferase MtaB, with protein sequence MMQKIFFKTFGCRTNIYDTELMKSYVKDYEITNDEEIADVVVINSCTVTNSADSGVRNYINGVKRRGAKVILTGCGAVSKGKELFEKDAIFGVMGASQKANINSLLSSKQRFFELGDLNSIDKNIVTSYENHTKAFIKIQEGCNFACSYCIIPSVRGKARSMDESSIINEAKILAANGYNELVLTGTNIGSYGKDTGSSLGRLLANLGKIPGIRRIRLGSIEPSQIDESFREILKESWLERHLHIALQHTSEKMLRIMRRRNQAFSDLELFNELSSLGFALGTDFIVGHPGESEEIWAEALENFKKFPLTHLHVFAYSPRANTHSATMKAGVSGDVAKERLNLLKQITAQNNLNFRKRHKENLKVLVEKKNANLYEGFDQFYNKLRIDSARDISKEWLEVGEYEVQNEANYAKIQF encoded by the coding sequence TTGATGCAAAAGATATTTTTTAAAACTTTCGGGTGTCGCACGAACATCTACGATACGGAGCTCATGAAAAGCTACGTAAAGGACTACGAGATCACAAATGACGAAGAGATAGCTGATGTAGTCGTGATAAACTCATGCACGGTCACAAACTCCGCCGACAGCGGCGTGAGAAACTACATAAATGGCGTGAAAAGGCGCGGTGCAAAGGTAATTTTAACAGGTTGCGGAGCGGTCAGTAAAGGCAAAGAGCTCTTTGAAAAGGACGCTATATTTGGAGTCATGGGCGCTAGCCAAAAAGCAAATATCAACTCTCTTTTAAGCTCCAAACAGCGCTTTTTCGAGCTTGGCGATCTAAATTCCATCGATAAAAACATCGTGACGAGCTACGAGAACCACACCAAGGCTTTCATTAAGATCCAAGAGGGCTGCAACTTCGCATGCAGCTACTGCATCATCCCGTCCGTGCGCGGCAAAGCGCGAAGCATGGATGAAAGCTCTATCATAAACGAGGCTAAAATTTTAGCCGCCAACGGCTATAATGAGCTTGTTTTAACAGGCACCAATATCGGTAGCTACGGCAAAGATACGGGTAGCTCGCTTGGCAGGCTTTTGGCAAATTTAGGCAAAATTCCAGGCATCAGGCGCATTAGACTTGGCAGTATCGAGCCAAGCCAGATAGACGAGAGCTTTCGCGAAATTTTAAAAGAGAGCTGGCTGGAGCGGCATTTGCATATCGCGCTTCAGCACACCAGCGAAAAGATGCTGCGTATCATGCGCCGTAGGAATCAAGCCTTTAGCGACCTGGAACTTTTTAACGAGCTAAGCTCGCTTGGCTTTGCGCTGGGGACTGATTTTATCGTGGGGCACCCTGGAGAGAGCGAGGAGATCTGGGCTGAGGCGCTTGAAAATTTTAAAAAATTCCCGCTTACTCATTTGCATGTGTTTGCGTATTCTCCTCGTGCAAATACGCACTCTGCGACGATGAAAGCAGGTGTCAGCGGCGACGTGGCGAAAGAGAGGCTAAATTTACTAAAGCAGATCACCGCGCAAAATAATCTAAATTTCAGAAAACGGCATAAGGAAAATTTAAAGGTCTTGGTGGAGAAAAAAAATGCCAATCTCTACGAGGGCTTCGATCAGTTTTATAATAAGCTAAGGATCGACTCGGCTAGAGATATAAGCAAAGAGTGGTTGGAGGTAGGCGAATATGAGGTCCAAAATGAGGCGAATTATGCAAAAATTCAGTTTTAA
- a CDS encoding AAA family ATPase, whose translation MQKFSFKFNKKNILIIAAVLLVVVLALAVSKEPKSISYEGYMQLLSGNFIDKAVIDEDDVILYAQNNRYKIIKDGVDIKELVKKVPVERTQNYIVMSEIFTICFILLIFFVAVLLLLRFRKKSQPAGDKTPAYDLESIVNSFATPVISNVRFDDVAGIDDVKMELSEIVDFLKNPIKYRNFGIKMPKGVLMIGPPGVGKTLVAKAVAGEANVPFFYQNGASFVQIYVGMGAKRVRELFSKAKSYAPSIIFIDEIDAVGKSRGGSRNDEREATLNQLLTEMDGFEDNSGVIVIAATNRIEMIDEALLRSGRFDRRIFLSMPDFKDRMAILKTYLKGKKCEADVSDIAKMSVGFSGAALSTLVNEAAINALRNGSEILRMGDFEAVLNKVLLGKKKVLSYSESEKKIQATYQAAKALAAFWFDVKFDKISLIEDRFVGIEREIESRSQMISRIKVFLAGMCKLELDENDIFSNSSTDLNYAKDLASKMVYEYGMGKSFVPNPADVEEILSQAREETISFLKGVSMQIARISEFLLVYESVDKEMVANILNETYELEDK comes from the coding sequence ATGCAAAAATTCAGTTTTAAATTCAACAAAAAAAATATCTTGATCATTGCGGCGGTGCTTCTGGTCGTCGTCCTGGCTCTTGCCGTGAGCAAAGAACCAAAGAGCATAAGCTACGAAGGATATATGCAGCTTCTTAGCGGCAACTTCATCGACAAGGCCGTAATCGATGAAGACGACGTCATACTCTACGCCCAAAATAACCGCTACAAGATCATAAAAGATGGCGTGGATATAAAGGAGCTCGTCAAAAAAGTGCCCGTCGAGCGAACGCAAAACTATATCGTGATGAGCGAAATTTTCACCATTTGCTTTATACTTTTGATATTTTTTGTAGCAGTGCTTTTACTGCTTAGATTTAGAAAAAAGAGCCAGCCAGCCGGTGATAAAACGCCGGCTTACGATCTTGAAAGCATAGTAAATTCCTTCGCTACACCGGTGATCTCAAACGTGAGATTTGACGATGTAGCCGGTATCGATGATGTCAAAATGGAGCTTAGCGAGATCGTGGACTTTCTAAAAAACCCTATAAAATACCGAAATTTCGGTATCAAAATGCCAAAAGGTGTGCTGATGATAGGACCTCCTGGCGTAGGCAAAACGCTCGTGGCAAAGGCGGTCGCCGGAGAGGCGAACGTGCCGTTTTTTTATCAAAACGGCGCTAGCTTCGTGCAAATTTACGTCGGCATGGGCGCAAAACGTGTCCGTGAGCTTTTTAGCAAGGCAAAATCCTACGCCCCGTCTATTATCTTTATCGACGAGATAGACGCAGTGGGAAAGAGCAGGGGAGGTAGCCGCAACGACGAGCGCGAAGCCACGCTAAATCAGCTGCTGACCGAGATGGACGGCTTTGAAGACAACTCAGGCGTCATCGTGATCGCAGCGACGAATCGCATCGAGATGATCGACGAGGCGCTGCTTCGCTCGGGGCGATTTGACAGGCGTATTTTCCTATCTATGCCTGATTTTAAGGATAGGATGGCGATATTAAAGACCTATCTAAAAGGCAAAAAATGTGAAGCCGACGTGAGCGATATAGCTAAGATGAGCGTAGGCTTTTCAGGGGCGGCACTAAGCACGCTCGTAAATGAAGCGGCGATAAACGCGCTAAGAAACGGCAGCGAAATTTTAAGGATGGGTGACTTTGAAGCGGTCTTAAATAAGGTTTTGCTCGGTAAAAAAAAGGTGCTAAGCTACTCCGAGTCCGAGAAAAAGATACAAGCGACCTATCAGGCGGCAAAGGCGCTGGCCGCCTTTTGGTTTGATGTGAAATTCGACAAAATTTCACTCATCGAGGATAGGTTCGTCGGTATCGAAAGAGAGATAGAGTCGCGCTCGCAAATGATCTCTCGCATAAAGGTTTTTTTAGCCGGTATGTGCAAGCTGGAGCTTGACGAGAACGATATATTTTCAAATTCCAGCACGGACTTGAACTACGCAAAAGACTTGGCCTCAAAGATGGTCTACGAATACGGCATGGGAAAGTCTTTCGTGCCAAATCCTGCAGACGTCGAGGAAATTTTGAGCCAGGCAAGAGAAGAAACCATAAGCTTTTTAAAGGGCGTAAGCATGCAAATAGCGCGTATCAGCGAATTTTTGCTAGTCTATGAGAGCGTGGATAAAGAGATGGTGGCAAATATATTAAACGAGACTTATGAACTGGAGGATAAATGA
- the mog gene encoding molybdopterin adenylyltransferase produces MKAKIGILTLSDRASKGIYEDLSGAAIRQILDEWIVSEREYFYEVIADDFKIIKERLIYMSDKLGCDLILTTGGTGPAERDVTPEATEAVCKKMMPGFGELMRAASLKFVPTAILSRQTAGIRAHALIVNLPGQPKAIRECLEPIFPAMPYCIDLIGGAFIETDESKMKVFRPKKK; encoded by the coding sequence ATGAAAGCTAAAATAGGAATTTTAACTCTATCTGATCGAGCAAGCAAGGGTATTTATGAGGATCTTTCTGGTGCTGCTATCAGGCAAATTTTAGATGAGTGGATCGTGAGTGAGCGAGAGTATTTTTACGAAGTCATAGCTGATGATTTTAAAATTATTAAAGAGCGACTCATTTATATGAGCGATAAGCTTGGCTGCGATCTTATCCTAACTACAGGTGGCACTGGACCTGCAGAGCGCGATGTGACACCCGAGGCGACCGAGGCTGTGTGTAAAAAGATGATGCCGGGCTTTGGCGAGCTAATGCGCGCAGCGAGCCTAAAATTTGTCCCCACAGCGATCCTCTCGCGTCAGACAGCCGGTATCCGCGCTCACGCTCTTATCGTAAATTTACCCGGTCAGCCAAAGGCGATAAGAGAGTGCCTAGAGCCGATATTTCCGGCTATGCCATACTGCATCGACCTTATCGGCGGAGCGTTTATCGAGACTGATGAGAGCAAGATGAAGGTGTTTAGACCGAAGAAGAAATAA
- a CDS encoding DedA family protein encodes MQQIIDFIVGIVSQWGYTGIFVMMFLESSFFPFPSEVAMIPAGYLVHKGEMNLVFAFLAGVGGSLAGAVFNYYLCYFFGRELILKYGKFVGITDEKMAKFEAFFNKHGEISTFNCRLIPGIRQYISLPAGLAKMNLAKFCLFTALGAGIWVAILLGVGYFLGTNYDHGTLSHIVIALLVAVAFITAFYVLYIRRKNRKI; translated from the coding sequence TTGCAACAAATCATTGATTTTATCGTCGGTATCGTGAGTCAGTGGGGCTACACGGGTATTTTTGTTATGATGTTTTTAGAAAGCTCCTTTTTCCCGTTTCCAAGCGAAGTGGCGATGATCCCGGCGGGATACCTCGTGCATAAGGGTGAGATGAATTTGGTATTTGCGTTTTTAGCTGGTGTGGGCGGCAGCCTAGCAGGAGCGGTATTCAACTACTATCTGTGTTACTTTTTCGGACGTGAGCTTATCTTAAAATACGGTAAATTTGTCGGTATCACGGATGAAAAAATGGCAAAATTCGAGGCATTTTTCAACAAACACGGCGAGATCTCGACCTTTAACTGCCGCCTGATCCCCGGCATCCGCCAGTATATCAGCCTGCCGGCAGGGCTAGCAAAGATGAATTTGGCTAAATTTTGCCTATTTACCGCACTCGGAGCTGGCATCTGGGTCGCGATACTGCTTGGCGTTGGATATTTTTTAGGAACGAACTATGATCACGGCACGCTTAGCCATATAGTCATCGCTCTACTCGTTGCAGTTGCGTTTATAACGGCGTTTTACGTTCTTTACATCAGGCGAAAAAATAGGAAAATTTAG
- a CDS encoding LysE family translocator codes for MNPLMILTLAVTHFFVLIVPGPDILLILRTSLASGYKEAIAASLGVGCGIVIWIFLTILGLNALFLAFPAIQILLMIASSLYLLYLGVGILRSLKSGGSLNLNGKATKGGLRKFFITGFFTNLSNPKAVLYFASVFSVFVSSLDSLWQLLGVAFFISFESLCVFLLVGKIFSAKKPREIFLNNQKILDAVCGAIFIVFALLIAFECYQKIQG; via the coding sequence ATGAATCCGCTTATGATTTTGACCCTGGCGGTCACGCACTTTTTCGTGCTGATCGTCCCGGGTCCAGATATACTTCTCATACTTCGCACATCGCTAGCTAGCGGCTACAAAGAGGCGATCGCCGCTAGCCTTGGTGTGGGGTGTGGCATCGTGATATGGATATTTCTCACCATTCTTGGACTAAACGCCCTATTTTTGGCATTTCCAGCAATACAAATTTTACTGATGATCGCTAGCAGCCTTTATCTACTTTATCTGGGTGTGGGCATTTTGAGGTCGCTAAAAAGCGGCGGTAGCCTAAATTTAAACGGCAAAGCGACCAAGGGCGGACTACGGAAATTTTTCATCACCGGATTTTTTACAAATCTCTCAAATCCAAAAGCAGTGCTTTATTTTGCCAGCGTGTTTTCGGTTTTTGTTAGCTCTCTTGACTCGCTTTGGCAGCTACTTGGCGTGGCGTTTTTCATCAGCTTTGAAAGCCTTTGCGTATTTTTACTCGTGGGTAAAATCTTCTCAGCCAAAAAGCCACGTGAGATTTTTTTAAACAATCAAAAAATTTTAGACGCCGTTTGCGGTGCGATATTCATCGTTTTCGCACTTCTCATCGCTTTTGAGTGTTACCAAAAGATACAAGGATAA